A window of Cellulomonas wangleii genomic DNA:
ACAAGACCTTCAACGCCGGCATCAAGGTCGAGACGGCGAACGTCGACAAGCGCGACATGCAGTACCTGTACAAGGACGGCGACGACTTCGTGTTCATGGACACGGACACGTACGACCAGCTCCACGTGCCGGCCGCCACCGTCGGCGACGCCGCCAACTTCATGCTCGAGTCGCAGACCGCGCTGGTCGCGACCAACGAGGGCGTCCCGCTGTACGTCGAGCTGCCGCCCTCGGTGGTGCTCGAGGTCACGTACACCGAGCCCGGCCTGCAGGGCGACCGCTCGTCGGCCGGCACCAAGCCCGCCACGCTCGAGACCGGCTACGAGATCCAGGTGCCGCTGTTCCTCGAGGCCAACACCAAGGTCAAGGTCGACACCCGCGACGGGTCGTACCTCGGCCGCGTGAACGACTGACGTGGGCGCCCGGACCAAGGCGCGCAAGCGCGCGCTGGACGTGCTGTTCGAGGCGGAGCAGCGGGACCTGCCCGTCGCGGAGCTCCTGTCGCGCCGCGTCGTGGAGCCGGGTGCCGAGACGTCGCTGCCGCAGTACTCCGTCGACATCGTCGAGGGCGTCCTGGCGCACGCCGAGCGCATCGACGAGCTGCTGGCGACCCACGCGCACGGCTGGACGGTCGCGCGCATGCCGGCGGTCGACCGCGCGCTGCTGCGCATCGGCACCTGGGAGATCCTCTGGAACGACGACGTCCCGGACGCCGTCGCCGTCGACGAGGCCGTCTCCCTGGCGCGCGAGCTGTCGACCGACGACTCGCCGGCCTTCGTCAACGGCCTGCTCGGCCGCCTCGTGGCGCTCAAGCCGACCCTGCTGGCCTGACCCGGCCGGCGGCCCACGCGGCCGCACACCTCACCCGACGCCCGGGCACCTCACAGGTGCTCGGGCGTCGCGTCGCCCAGGGCGCCCTGCATCATGCGCAGCGGACGCGGCACGGTGCGCACCCGCCGCCCGGGCAGGTGCGGCTCCACCCGCCGGACCAGCTCGTCCGCGGCCGGGCGGGGCAGCGGGCGGGCCCCACGCACGGGCAGTCCCGGTGCGGGCCGTCCGACGAAGTTGCCCTGCGCCTGCGGCACGCCGAGCTCGACCAGCGCCTGCAGGTCGCCTGCGGACTCCACGCCCTCGGCGACCACGTCCAGCCCGTGGTGCTCGGCCAGTGCGACGATCGCCCGCACCGGCCCCGCCCCGCGCGGCGTGCGGACCTCCCGCACGAACGACCTGTCGATCTTCAGCACGTCGACCGGGAGCCGTGCCAGCCGCGCCAGCGAGCTGAACCCGGTGCCGAAGTCGTCGAGGGCGATCCGCGCCCCGCGGGCCCGCAGCTCGGACAGCACCGGCACCGCGGACGACGTGCGCAGCATCGTGCTCTCGGTGATCTCGATCGTCAGGTGCTCCCACGGCCCGCCGGACCACGCCGTGTCGATGCGCTCGAGGACGTCCTGCTCGTGCAGCTCGCGCGCGGACAGGTTCACGGCCACCGGCATGTGGTGGCGGTCCAGCGCGCGGCGTGCCTGGCGGATCATCGAGCGCCCGATGGGCACGATCAGCCCCGTCTGCTCCGCGAGGGCCAGCCAGTGCTCAGGCAGGACCAGGTGACCGTCCTCCTGCCACCGGGCCAGGGCCTCCAGGCCGACGACCTCGAGGGTGCGGGTGTCGACGATCGGCTGGAAGTACGCGGTGATCCGGTCCTCCTCGACCGCCCGCTCCAGCGCCGAGCGCAGCCGGCGGGCGTCCTCGGCGCGGGCCCGCAGCGCCGGGTCGAACACGCGGTGCCCCGACGCGGTGCGCTTGGCCTCGAGCATCGCGGCGTCCGCGTGCCGCAGCAGCGTGTCCGCGTCGACCACGTCGCTGGGGTTCCAGGTCGCGACGCCGCAGGTCAGGCGAGGGCCCACCACCGTGCCGACCCGCGCGCCGAACCCGCTGCGCACCCGCCGCGCCAGGTCGGCGAGCTCCTCGTCACCGGGCGCCCGCGCCACGATCACCGCGAACTCGTCCCCGGCGAGCCGCGCCACGTACGTGTCGTCGTCGACCCACGTGCGCAGGTAGTCGGCGGTGCGTCGCAGCAGCTCGTCGCCCGCGGCGTGCCCCTCACGGTCGTTGACGTCCTTGAAGCCGTCGATGTCGCAGTACACGACCGTCACCCGGGTGCGCTCGACGGCGGCCCGCTCGAGCACCTCGAGCAGGTGGGTGTCGACGGCCCGCCGGTTGGGCAGGCCCGTCAGGGTGTCCGTCACGGCCGCGCGCGACAGCCGCTCGGTGAGCGTGTACCGCTCGGCTGCCGACGACACCACCAGGCCGAGGTCGATGAGGAAGGTCCGCTCGTGCGGCGCCAGCCGGTCCGGGGCCTCGGGGAACAGGTCGACCACGAACCGGTCACGCTGCAGCGGGCGCAGGGACCCCTCGATCGTCGGGTCCTCCAGCACCTCCCGGGCGGCGTCGCGGGCCTGCACCAGCAGCGCGTCGGGATCGCGGTGGAACCAGGCGTTGTTGGTGACCTGCGCGAGCGCGTCCCGCATCAGCTCGCGCCGCCGTGCGGTCTGCTGCGACCGACGCAGCCGCACCGACGCCAACGACTCCAGCCCCACGGCCAGCGGCAGCGGCCACAGCCCGGCCAGCAGCGCACCGAGAGGCTGGCCCCCGAGCAGGATGCCCGCGGTGAGCATGGTCAACGACCCGGCCGCGGCCACCACCAGCAGCACGCCCAGCGCGTTGAGCCGCACCGCACCCAGCGCCATCACCACGTACCCCACGACCAGGGCGAGCACGAGGAACAGCAGGGCGACGGCGACGGGCCGCCCGGTGGGCACGCCCGGTGCGTCGACGGGCCCGAACGCGAGGAACCACAGCACCGTGCGGACGGCCAGCAGCACCGCGGCGGTGACGACCCACGGTCGCAGCCGCGGGCCCGTCCTGCCGAACGCGCGCGTCGCGGGCAGGCACAGCAGCGCGACCACCCCGACGAGCTGCCCGTGCAGGAACGACAGCGCCTCGCGCAGCTCGGCCCCCACGGCGATGCCGTGCAGGCCTGCCACCAGCACCATGCCGGCCATGGCCACGGACAACGCCAGCGCCCACGACGACCCGTCGGAGCGCAGCGCACCACGCCACCAGACCCACTGCAGCACGCAGAAGCCGACGATGAGGCCGGCCGCCAGGAACTGCAGGACGGTGGTCCACAGGGGGACGTCGCCGAGCATGTCGGGTACATCGGCCGCGCCGGGGCCTCACATGAACGGCATCCGGGTGACGGGGCAGGGGCCGGCGGTCCCCGGGACCGTGCACCGGCGGGTCGCGCCCCGACCGTCCCGGCGTGCCGCGCGTCACGCGGGACCTCGGTCCCGCACGCCCCCGGCCACGGTAGGGTGGTACGTCGAGCAACCTCCCTTTAAGCCCGTCCTGTGAGGCGGGGAAGGAGTCGCACGCATGAGCACGTCCACACCCACGTCCGGACCCGGACGTCCCGCCCCCGGCGCGGACCCCACGGCCGCCGGACCGACGCCCACCGGCACCGGCACCACGGTCCTCGGACCCGACGACGTCGGACGGGCGCTGACCCGCATCGCGCACGAGATCGTGGAGCGCAACAAGGGCGTCGACGACGTCGTCCTGCTGGGCATCCCGACGCGCGGCCTGCCCCTGGCCCGCCGGCTCGCGCAGCGGCTCGCGCAGGTGGAGCACGCCGACGCCGCCGACCTCGTCGGCAGCCTCGACGTGACGATGCACCGGGACGACCTGGCCCACCAGCCGACCCGCACCATCGGGGACACGTTCGTCCCCGGCGACGGGATCGACGGCAAGGTCGTCGTCCTCGTCGACGACGTCCTGTACTCGGGACGCACCATCCGCGCCGCCCTCGACGCGATCAGCGACCTGGGCCGACCCCGCGCGGTCCAGCTCGCCGTCCTCGTCGACCGCGGCCACCGCGAGCTGCCGATCCGCGCCGACTACGTCGGCAAGAACCTGCCCACGGCCACCGCCGAGCGCGTCCGCGTGCTCCTCGCGGAGACCGACGGCGACGACCGCGTCGTCATCGAGGGGGCCACCCGATGAGGCACCTGCTCTCGGCCGCCGACCTGGGGCTCGACGAGGCCGTCCTCGTCCTGGACACCGCCGCGCAGATGGCCGCCACGCAGGCGCGTGAGATCAAGAAGCTCCCCACGCTGCGCGGGCGCACCGTCGTCAACCTCTTCTTCGAGGACTCCACCCGCACGCGCATCTCGTTCGAGACCGCCGCCAAGCGACTCTCGGCCGACGTCATCAACTTCTCCGCCAAGGGCTCGAGCGTGTCCAAGGGCGAGTCGCTCAAGGACACCGCGCTGACCCTGCAGGCCATGGGCGCCGACGCCGTGGTCATCCGCCACCAGGCGTCCGGGGCGCCGCACACCCTGGCCCACGCGGGCTGGACCCAC
This region includes:
- the efp gene encoding elongation factor P, with the translated sequence MATTNDLKNGIVLRIDGQLWTVVEFQHVKPGKGGAFVRTKLKNVLSGKVVDKTFNAGIKVETANVDKRDMQYLYKDGDDFVFMDTDTYDQLHVPAATVGDAANFMLESQTALVATNEGVPLYVELPPSVVLEVTYTEPGLQGDRSSAGTKPATLETGYEIQVPLFLEANTKVKVDTRDGSYLGRVND
- the pyrR gene encoding bifunctional pyr operon transcriptional regulator/uracil phosphoribosyltransferase PyrR — encoded protein: MSTSTPTSGPGRPAPGADPTAAGPTPTGTGTTVLGPDDVGRALTRIAHEIVERNKGVDDVVLLGIPTRGLPLARRLAQRLAQVEHADAADLVGSLDVTMHRDDLAHQPTRTIGDTFVPGDGIDGKVVVLVDDVLYSGRTIRAALDAISDLGRPRAVQLAVLVDRGHRELPIRADYVGKNLPTATAERVRVLLAETDGDDRVVIEGATR
- the nusB gene encoding transcription antitermination factor NusB; this translates as MGARTKARKRALDVLFEAEQRDLPVAELLSRRVVEPGAETSLPQYSVDIVEGVLAHAERIDELLATHAHGWTVARMPAVDRALLRIGTWEILWNDDVPDAVAVDEAVSLARELSTDDSPAFVNGLLGRLVALKPTLLA
- a CDS encoding putative bifunctional diguanylate cyclase/phosphodiesterase, whose amino-acid sequence is MLGDVPLWTTVLQFLAAGLIVGFCVLQWVWWRGALRSDGSSWALALSVAMAGMVLVAGLHGIAVGAELREALSFLHGQLVGVVALLCLPATRAFGRTGPRLRPWVVTAAVLLAVRTVLWFLAFGPVDAPGVPTGRPVAVALLFLVLALVVGYVVMALGAVRLNALGVLLVVAAAGSLTMLTAGILLGGQPLGALLAGLWPLPLAVGLESLASVRLRRSQQTARRRELMRDALAQVTNNAWFHRDPDALLVQARDAAREVLEDPTIEGSLRPLQRDRFVVDLFPEAPDRLAPHERTFLIDLGLVVSSAAERYTLTERLSRAAVTDTLTGLPNRRAVDTHLLEVLERAAVERTRVTVVYCDIDGFKDVNDREGHAAGDELLRRTADYLRTWVDDDTYVARLAGDEFAVIVARAPGDEELADLARRVRSGFGARVGTVVGPRLTCGVATWNPSDVVDADTLLRHADAAMLEAKRTASGHRVFDPALRARAEDARRLRSALERAVEEDRITAYFQPIVDTRTLEVVGLEALARWQEDGHLVLPEHWLALAEQTGLIVPIGRSMIRQARRALDRHHMPVAVNLSARELHEQDVLERIDTAWSGGPWEHLTIEITESTMLRTSSAVPVLSELRARGARIALDDFGTGFSSLARLARLPVDVLKIDRSFVREVRTPRGAGPVRAIVALAEHHGLDVVAEGVESAGDLQALVELGVPQAQGNFVGRPAPGLPVRGARPLPRPAADELVRRVEPHLPGRRVRTVPRPLRMMQGALGDATPEHL